A genomic stretch from Bdellovibrionales bacterium includes:
- a CDS encoding CBS domain-containing protein — MKAIPQIQKYMTTTPYAINAESTIEEASQVMKKHGIRHLPVVVVEGQRYGILSDRDVKYAMSLTGFDARHAKVKDIYEEIPYVTKPTTPISDVSAELAERKVGSALIVDNGHLVGIFTTTDACRALSDLCQTRLN, encoded by the coding sequence ATGAAAGCGATTCCCCAAATTCAAAAATACATGACAACAACGCCTTATGCGATCAATGCAGAGTCAACGATTGAAGAAGCAAGCCAAGTGATGAAAAAACATGGTATTCGTCATCTGCCGGTCGTCGTTGTCGAGGGGCAAAGATATGGTATCCTCAGCGATCGCGATGTCAAATATGCGATGTCGCTGACTGGTTTTGATGCCCGCCATGCTAAAGTGAAAGATATCTACGAAGAGATTCCTTATGTGACGAAGCCGACGACTCCCATTAGCGATGTCAGTGCGGAGCTTGCTGAAAGAAAAGTTGGCAGTGCTTTAATTGTTGATAATGGCCACCTAGTGGGCATCTTCACAACAACGGATGCTTGCCGTGCACTCAGTGATT